The Tardiphaga alba genome includes a window with the following:
- a CDS encoding DoxX family protein, giving the protein MSRAITGHQPSGSDDRSRGVLRWILAAFYTAAGIAHLMVPDKLLLITPAWVPFAREVIIVTGVFEIAASIALVSRTPLRWWAGATLALYALCVWPANIKHALDGIEMPVIGNSWWYHAPRLAFQPVIIWWALFCAGVIDWPLRREPGDHARE; this is encoded by the coding sequence TTGAGCCGCGCGATTACCGGGCACCAGCCGAGTGGATCTGACGACCGGTCGCGTGGCGTGCTGCGCTGGATCCTTGCGGCGTTCTACACAGCGGCAGGAATCGCGCATCTCATGGTGCCGGACAAGTTGCTGCTGATCACCCCCGCATGGGTTCCGTTCGCGCGCGAGGTCATCATCGTCACCGGCGTGTTCGAGATCGCAGCGTCGATTGCATTGGTGTCGCGCACACCGCTGCGCTGGTGGGCAGGCGCCACCTTGGCGCTCTATGCGCTCTGCGTCTGGCCCGCGAACATCAAACATGCGCTCGACGGCATCGAGATGCCGGTGATCGGCAATAGCTGGTGGTACCACGCACCGCGCCTCGCCTTTCAGCCGGTGATCATCTGGTGGGCCCTGTTCTGTGCGGGCGTGATCGACTGGCCGCTCCGCAGAGAGCCGGGCGATCACGCCCGCGAGTGA
- a CDS encoding DUF2188 domain-containing protein, which translates to MVEVTYVIVEHDGGWAYKVGAVFSEPYPTRDRALAAARRAAAEQRTPGRTEVISYEDENGKWHEETAAGNDRPNTSIVDKT; encoded by the coding sequence ATGGTGGAAGTCACCTATGTGATCGTCGAACATGACGGCGGCTGGGCCTACAAGGTCGGAGCGGTCTTTTCGGAGCCGTATCCCACGCGCGATCGCGCGCTTGCCGCGGCGCGCCGCGCGGCCGCCGAGCAACGCACGCCGGGGCGCACCGAGGTGATTTCCTACGAGGACGAAAACGGCAAGTGGCATGAGGAAACGGCCGCCGGCAATGATCGTCCGAATACCAGCATTGTCGACAAGACTTGA
- a CDS encoding alpha/beta fold hydrolase, protein MPHVAQALIIATVSLLSSAWAFAADYPAPKEADWIAKDFKFHTGHVMPELKLHYTTVGEPSGQPVLVLHGTAGSALSMLTPNFAGELFGAGQPLDATKYYIIIPDGIGHGKSSKPSNGLKTAFPKYNYDDMVDAQHRLVTEGLGIKHLRLVIGNSMGGMHAWIWSSKYPKAMDAVVPMAAQPTEMSARNWMMRRMMIETVRADPDYKGGNYTAQPGMMKYASIMFGIGTAGGTLAYQSLAPTAAAADKNVDDRLKAPFVADANDFVYQWESSRDYNASAALEKIEASVLAINAADDERNPPETGLMDAAMKRIKQAKMLLIPASTETRGHLTTGSAKFYRKELQELLQTAPLKTM, encoded by the coding sequence ATGCCGCATGTCGCGCAGGCGCTCATCATTGCCACGGTCTCGCTGCTGTCGTCCGCATGGGCGTTTGCCGCAGACTATCCCGCGCCGAAGGAAGCCGACTGGATCGCGAAGGATTTCAAATTCCATACCGGCCATGTGATGCCGGAGCTCAAGCTGCATTACACCACGGTGGGTGAGCCGAGCGGGCAGCCCGTGCTCGTTCTGCACGGCACGGCGGGATCGGCGCTGAGCATGCTGACGCCAAACTTCGCCGGCGAGCTGTTCGGTGCCGGACAGCCGCTCGACGCGACAAAATACTACATCATCATTCCCGACGGCATCGGCCACGGCAAATCGTCGAAGCCATCGAACGGATTGAAGACCGCGTTTCCGAAATACAATTACGACGACATGGTGGATGCGCAGCATCGGCTGGTGACCGAGGGGCTCGGCATCAAGCATCTCCGGCTCGTGATCGGCAATTCCATGGGCGGCATGCATGCCTGGATCTGGAGCAGCAAATATCCGAAGGCGATGGATGCCGTTGTGCCGATGGCTGCGCAGCCGACCGAGATGAGCGCGCGCAACTGGATGATGCGGCGGATGATGATCGAGACGGTGCGCGCCGATCCCGACTACAAGGGCGGCAACTACACCGCGCAGCCCGGCATGATGAAATACGCCTCGATCATGTTCGGCATCGGCACGGCCGGCGGAACGCTGGCCTATCAATCGCTCGCGCCGACCGCAGCCGCCGCCGACAAGAATGTCGATGACCGGTTGAAGGCGCCGTTTGTCGCCGATGCTAACGACTTCGTCTATCAGTGGGAGTCGTCACGCGACTATAATGCATCGGCAGCGCTGGAAAAAATCGAGGCCTCGGTTCTCGCCATTAATGCCGCGGACGACGAGCGCAACCCGCCGGAAACCGGGCTGATGGATGCCGCGATGAAGCGGATCAAGCAGGCGAAGATGCTGCTGATCCCGGCCAGCACCGAGACACGCGGGCATCTCACCACGGGCTCGGCAAAATTCTACAGGAAAGAGCTGCAGGAACTGCTGCAGACCGCGCCGCTAAAGACGATGTGA
- a CDS encoding collagen-like protein, with protein MAKETISREGLRGPRGEPGAPGPQGHPGRPGPDGARGKPGTDGKPGALGKPGPKGARGDQGPVGKAGPAGPLGKAGPQGPRGEQGLQGPIGIQGEQGPRGEQGPPGTLPSFEQIVPWLHMIFDAWEDHRQTREREEAEREAALLREQQEMAERVAAMIETEAAIAEPVEDEDDSGKKKKKRKKKDD; from the coding sequence GTGGCGAAAGAAACGATCAGCCGAGAAGGTCTGCGCGGCCCCCGCGGCGAGCCGGGCGCACCGGGACCGCAGGGTCATCCGGGCCGTCCCGGCCCTGACGGCGCACGCGGCAAGCCCGGCACTGACGGCAAGCCAGGCGCCCTTGGCAAGCCCGGCCCGAAAGGCGCCCGCGGCGATCAGGGACCGGTCGGCAAGGCCGGTCCTGCAGGTCCGCTGGGCAAAGCCGGTCCGCAGGGACCGCGCGGCGAGCAAGGCCTGCAGGGGCCGATCGGCATCCAGGGCGAGCAAGGCCCGCGCGGCGAACAGGGCCCGCCCGGCACGCTGCCGTCGTTCGAGCAGATCGTGCCCTGGCTGCACATGATCTTCGATGCGTGGGAAGACCACCGCCAGACGCGCGAACGCGAAGAAGCCGAGCGTGAAGCCGCATTGCTGCGCGAGCAGCAGGAAATGGCCGAACGCGTCGCCGCGATGATCGAGACTGAAGCTGCGATAGCAGAGCCGGTCGAGGACGAAGACGACAGCGGCAAGAAAAAGAAGAAGCGGAAGAAGAAGGACGACTGA
- a CDS encoding type II toxin-antitoxin system RelE/ParE family toxin encodes MREILRQPGVLREIFKALPHLQTFPHLGRQTQATGIRQINVKFGGSGYVIRYSVEPTSDIVITRIWHAREARP; translated from the coding sequence ATGCGCGAAATCCTGCGGCAACCCGGCGTGCTGCGTGAGATATTCAAGGCCCTGCCCCATCTACAGACCTTCCCGCATCTGGGTCGGCAAACCCAAGCGACAGGCATTCGCCAGATCAACGTCAAGTTTGGCGGCTCGGGCTATGTCATCCGATATAGCGTCGAGCCGACCAGTGACATCGTCATTACTCGCATCTGGCATGCACGCGAAGCGCGACCATAG
- a CDS encoding helix-turn-helix domain-containing protein, producing the protein MSQSFTSDDYSAQDGADAYSDDIPDAAFEADALVPASEPSDVVPMLVGATVEAVERELMLQTLARCDGNRTHAARVLGVSVRTMRNKIKQYSADGIEVPASG; encoded by the coding sequence ATGTCCCAGAGTTTCACCAGCGACGATTATTCCGCGCAGGACGGCGCCGACGCTTATTCCGACGACATCCCCGATGCCGCGTTCGAGGCCGATGCGCTGGTGCCGGCGTCGGAACCGAGCGACGTCGTGCCGATGCTGGTCGGCGCCACCGTCGAGGCGGTGGAGCGCGAGCTGATGCTGCAGACACTGGCGCGCTGCGACGGCAACCGCACCCATGCGGCGCGCGTGCTCGGCGTCTCCGTCCGCACCATGCGCAACAAGATCAAGCAATACTCAGCCGATGGCATCGAGGTGCCGGCGAGCGGCTAG
- a CDS encoding YiiG family protein — protein sequence MISFRAFVVAAGATLALTSAHTPAAAQKSTEVEKLNAYVGCINRLSSRSRESESRYFSWAPKSGPTGKERIIYGTYTIYDTDDCKKNVEAANQLEPRDAALETAASAYVNAVTTLGPLLKEADDYYTQENYKDDKMAKGKAMHPKLVAAWNDFSVADKMLRANVDVINDKRKLEALKEIEAKEGKKTRYYVEAIMIDAKRVVRLQDTDKPDIEAITKAVSDYEASVKGFEDANAADSGKVSSMFTSNAKSVLVTAKQLMRRIRDKVPYTSGQKMMMQPGSEWMVEGSPGRLLRDYNQLVGAYNSIAKFGMR from the coding sequence ATGATTTCATTTCGCGCATTCGTTGTGGCCGCTGGTGCGACACTCGCACTGACTTCGGCGCACACACCCGCCGCTGCGCAAAAATCCACCGAGGTTGAAAAGCTCAATGCCTATGTGGGCTGCATCAATCGGCTGTCGTCGCGCAGCCGTGAATCGGAATCGCGCTATTTCAGCTGGGCGCCGAAGTCCGGGCCGACTGGCAAAGAGCGGATCATCTACGGCACCTATACGATTTATGACACCGACGACTGCAAGAAGAATGTCGAGGCCGCCAATCAGCTGGAGCCGCGCGATGCGGCGCTGGAGACGGCCGCCTCCGCCTATGTCAATGCGGTGACGACACTCGGGCCGCTGCTGAAGGAAGCCGACGATTATTACACGCAGGAGAACTACAAGGACGACAAGATGGCCAAGGGCAAGGCCATGCATCCAAAGCTGGTCGCCGCCTGGAATGACTTCTCCGTCGCCGATAAGATGCTGCGGGCCAATGTCGATGTGATCAATGACAAGCGCAAGCTAGAAGCGCTCAAGGAGATCGAGGCCAAGGAAGGCAAGAAGACGCGCTATTATGTCGAGGCGATCATGATCGATGCCAAGCGCGTGGTGCGCCTGCAGGACACCGACAAGCCGGACATCGAGGCGATCACCAAGGCGGTGAGCGACTATGAAGCCAGCGTGAAGGGTTTTGAGGACGCCAATGCGGCCGATAGCGGCAAGGTCTCGTCGATGTTCACCAGCAATGCGAAATCGGTGCTGGTGACGGCGAAGCAGCTGATGCGCCGCATTCGCGACAAGGTTCCCTACACGTCTGGCCAGAAGATGATGATGCAGCCGGGCAGCGAATGGATGGTCGAAGGCTCGCCGGGCCGACTGCTGCGCGATTACAACCAGCTGGTGGGTGCCTATAACAGCATCGCCAAATTCGGGATGCGCTGA